A stretch of Lathyrus oleraceus cultivar Zhongwan6 chromosome 6, CAAS_Psat_ZW6_1.0, whole genome shotgun sequence DNA encodes these proteins:
- the LOC127098564 gene encoding phosphoribosylaminoimidazole carboxylase, chloroplastic isoform X2: MLHTVRTVSLGHTSTSFFPFKPSHPSSSIAFYMEQSPFLSFNLKNSNQPRLTLQASSHKHEANAVSPRNEESVVHGLSETIVGVLGGGQLGRMLCQAASQMAIKVMVLDPQENCPASSFSYQHMVGSFDDSATVEEFAKRCGVLTFEIEHVNVTTLEKLEKQGVVCQPKASTIRIIQDKYLQKVHFSKHGIPLPEFMQIDDLEGAKKIGELFGYPLMIKSRRLAYDGRGNAVAKSEEELASAVDALGGFDRGLYAEKWAPFVKELAVIVARGRDNTISCYPVVETVHRDNICHIVKAPADVKWKIRERATEVAFNAVNSLEGAGVFAVELFLTEDGQILLNEVAPRPHNSGHHTIESCYTSQYEQHLRAVVGLPLGNPSMKTPAAIMYNILGEEEGELGFQVAHQLMKRALTIPDASIHWYDKPEMRRQRKMGHITIVGPSLSILEGNLATIIEGEKLDDKTAAPHVAIIMGSDSDLPVMKDAAKILEMFGVPHEVRIISAHRTPDLMFHYASSAHKRGIQVIIAGAGGAAHLPGMVAAMTPLPVVGVPVRGSTLGGVDSLLSIVQMPRGVPVATVAVNNATNAGLLAVRILSVADESLMSRMIQYQEDQKESVLTKGEKLEKLGWESYLNDSN, translated from the exons ATGCTTCATACCGTGCGCACCGTGTCTTTAGGGCACACTTCCACTTCATTCTTTCCCTTCAAACCTTCTCACCCTTCTTCTTCAATCGCTTTCTACATGGAGCAATCTCCTTTTTTATCTTTCAACTTAAAGAACTCTAACCAACCCCGCCTCACTCTTCAAGCATCATCACACAAACATGAAGCTAATGCAGTTTCTCCAAG GAATGAAGAATCAGTTGTTCATGGACTATCTGAAACGATTGTTGGGGTTTTGGGTGGAGGTCAACTTGGTCGCATGCTATGTCAAGCTGCTTCTCAGATGGCAATTAAGGTCATGGTTTTAGATCCTCAGGAGAATTGTCCCGCTAGTTCATTCTCCTATCAACACATGGTTGGAAGCTTTGATGACAGTGCAACTGTAGAGGAATTTGCAAAGAG GTGTGGAGTTTTAACTTTTGAAATTGAACATGTCAATGTTACTACATTGGAAAAACTTGAGAAACAAGGAGTTGTATGCCAACCTAAAGCCTCTACTATACGAATTATTCAG GATAAGTATCTGCAAAAGGTTCACTTCTCTAAGCATGGCATTCCACTTCCTGAATTTATGCAG ATAGATGATCTTGAAGGTGCTAAGAAAATAGGAGAACTTTTTGGCTATCCTCTTATGATCAAGAGTAGGAGACTAGCTTATGATGGACGAGGAAATGCAGTTGCAAAAAGTGAAGAGGAACTAGCTTCTGCTGTGGATG CACTTGGAGGATTTGATCGTGGTTTATATGCTGAAAAATGGGCACCTTTTGTCAAG GAACTAGCTGTCATTGTCGCGAGAGGGAGAGACAATACAATTTCATGCTATCCTGTTGTTGAAACTGTTCACAG GGACAACATATGTCACATAGTTAAGGCTCCAGCAGATGTAAAATGGAAGATTAGGGAGCGTGCCACCGAAGTTGCTTTCAATGCTGTCAACTCTTTAGAAGGTGCTGGTGTGTTTGCTGTTGAGTTGTTCTTGACCGAAGACGGACAG ATTTTATTAAATGAAGTTGCACCTAGACCTCACAATAGTGGGCACCACACAATTGAATCTTGCTACACCTCACAATATGAGCAACATTTGCGGGCTGTCGTTGGTCTTCCTCTCGGCAATCCATCAATGAAAACTCCAGCTGCAATCATGTACAATATATTAGGTGAAGAAGAG GGGGAGCTTGGTTTTCAAGTGGCTCATCAATTGATGAAGAGGGCATTGACCATCCCTGATGCTTCTATTCATTGGTACGACAAGCCAG AGATGAGAAGACAACGAAAGATGGGTCACATAACAATTGTTGGGCCTTCCCTCAGCATCCTTGAAGGCAATCTTGCAACAATAATAGAAGGGGAGAAATTAGACGACAAGACTGCAG CTCCACATGTGGCGATCATAATGGGCTCTGATTCAGATCTGCCTGTTATGAAAGATGCTGCTAAAATCTTGGAAATGTTTGGGGTGCCTCATGAG GTAAGAATAATTTCAGCACATCGAACTCCGGATCTGATGTTTCATTATGCCTCGTCTGCTCATAAAAGAGGCATTCAAGTTATTATTGCTGGTGCTGGTGGTGCAGCTCACTTGCCTG GAATGGTGGCTGCTATGACTCCCTTGCCTGTAGTTGGTGTTCCTGTACGTGGTTCTACCCTCGGCGGAGTTGATTCACTCTTGTCAATTGTCCAG ATGCCAAGAGGTGTCCCTGTTGCTACCGTTGCTGTTAATAATGCAACAAATGCTGGGCTGTTGGCAGTGAGGATATTGAGTGTTGCCGATGAAAGTCTTATGTCAAG GATGATCCAATATCAAGAGGACCAAAAAGAAAGCGTATTGACGAAAGGAGAGAAGTTAGAAAAACTTGGTTGGGAATCCTACTTAAATGATAGTAATTAG
- the LOC127098564 gene encoding phosphoribosylaminoimidazole carboxylase, chloroplastic isoform X1 — MLHTVRTVSLGHTSTSFFPFKPSHPSSSIAFYMEQSPFLSFNLKNSNQPRLTLQASSHKHEANAVSPRNEESVVHGLSETIVGVLGGGQLGRMLCQAASQMAIKVMVLDPQENCPASSFSYQHMVGSFDDSATVEEFAKRCGVLTFEIEHVNVTTLEKLEKQGVVCQPKASTIRIIQDKYLQKVHFSKHGIPLPEFMQIDDLEGAKKIGELFGYPLMIKSRRLAYDGRGNAVAKSEEELASAVDALGGFDRGLYAEKWAPFVKELAVIVARGRDNTISCYPVVETVHRDNICHIVKAPADVKWKIRERATEVAFNAVNSLEGAGVFAVELFLTEDGQILLNEVAPRPHNSGHHTIESCYTSQYEQHLRAVVGLPLGNPSMKTPAAIMYNILGEEEGELGFQVAHQLMKRALTIPDASIHWYDKPEMRRQRKMGHITIVGPSLSILEGNLATIIEGEKLDDKTAVAPHVAIIMGSDSDLPVMKDAAKILEMFGVPHEVRIISAHRTPDLMFHYASSAHKRGIQVIIAGAGGAAHLPGMVAAMTPLPVVGVPVRGSTLGGVDSLLSIVQMPRGVPVATVAVNNATNAGLLAVRILSVADESLMSRMIQYQEDQKESVLTKGEKLEKLGWESYLNDSN; from the exons ATGCTTCATACCGTGCGCACCGTGTCTTTAGGGCACACTTCCACTTCATTCTTTCCCTTCAAACCTTCTCACCCTTCTTCTTCAATCGCTTTCTACATGGAGCAATCTCCTTTTTTATCTTTCAACTTAAAGAACTCTAACCAACCCCGCCTCACTCTTCAAGCATCATCACACAAACATGAAGCTAATGCAGTTTCTCCAAG GAATGAAGAATCAGTTGTTCATGGACTATCTGAAACGATTGTTGGGGTTTTGGGTGGAGGTCAACTTGGTCGCATGCTATGTCAAGCTGCTTCTCAGATGGCAATTAAGGTCATGGTTTTAGATCCTCAGGAGAATTGTCCCGCTAGTTCATTCTCCTATCAACACATGGTTGGAAGCTTTGATGACAGTGCAACTGTAGAGGAATTTGCAAAGAG GTGTGGAGTTTTAACTTTTGAAATTGAACATGTCAATGTTACTACATTGGAAAAACTTGAGAAACAAGGAGTTGTATGCCAACCTAAAGCCTCTACTATACGAATTATTCAG GATAAGTATCTGCAAAAGGTTCACTTCTCTAAGCATGGCATTCCACTTCCTGAATTTATGCAG ATAGATGATCTTGAAGGTGCTAAGAAAATAGGAGAACTTTTTGGCTATCCTCTTATGATCAAGAGTAGGAGACTAGCTTATGATGGACGAGGAAATGCAGTTGCAAAAAGTGAAGAGGAACTAGCTTCTGCTGTGGATG CACTTGGAGGATTTGATCGTGGTTTATATGCTGAAAAATGGGCACCTTTTGTCAAG GAACTAGCTGTCATTGTCGCGAGAGGGAGAGACAATACAATTTCATGCTATCCTGTTGTTGAAACTGTTCACAG GGACAACATATGTCACATAGTTAAGGCTCCAGCAGATGTAAAATGGAAGATTAGGGAGCGTGCCACCGAAGTTGCTTTCAATGCTGTCAACTCTTTAGAAGGTGCTGGTGTGTTTGCTGTTGAGTTGTTCTTGACCGAAGACGGACAG ATTTTATTAAATGAAGTTGCACCTAGACCTCACAATAGTGGGCACCACACAATTGAATCTTGCTACACCTCACAATATGAGCAACATTTGCGGGCTGTCGTTGGTCTTCCTCTCGGCAATCCATCAATGAAAACTCCAGCTGCAATCATGTACAATATATTAGGTGAAGAAGAG GGGGAGCTTGGTTTTCAAGTGGCTCATCAATTGATGAAGAGGGCATTGACCATCCCTGATGCTTCTATTCATTGGTACGACAAGCCAG AGATGAGAAGACAACGAAAGATGGGTCACATAACAATTGTTGGGCCTTCCCTCAGCATCCTTGAAGGCAATCTTGCAACAATAATAGAAGGGGAGAAATTAGACGACAAGACTGCAG TAGCTCCACATGTGGCGATCATAATGGGCTCTGATTCAGATCTGCCTGTTATGAAAGATGCTGCTAAAATCTTGGAAATGTTTGGGGTGCCTCATGAG GTAAGAATAATTTCAGCACATCGAACTCCGGATCTGATGTTTCATTATGCCTCGTCTGCTCATAAAAGAGGCATTCAAGTTATTATTGCTGGTGCTGGTGGTGCAGCTCACTTGCCTG GAATGGTGGCTGCTATGACTCCCTTGCCTGTAGTTGGTGTTCCTGTACGTGGTTCTACCCTCGGCGGAGTTGATTCACTCTTGTCAATTGTCCAG ATGCCAAGAGGTGTCCCTGTTGCTACCGTTGCTGTTAATAATGCAACAAATGCTGGGCTGTTGGCAGTGAGGATATTGAGTGTTGCCGATGAAAGTCTTATGTCAAG GATGATCCAATATCAAGAGGACCAAAAAGAAAGCGTATTGACGAAAGGAGAGAAGTTAGAAAAACTTGGTTGGGAATCCTACTTAAATGATAGTAATTAG